A DNA window from Candidatus Methanomethylicota archaeon contains the following coding sequences:
- a CDS encoding PIN domain-containing protein gives MEEERVKAAVVDTYAILAMAYGELGGNAEKILLQIRRGEVVGYLPATVAYELSIHWLRGKIPTLKSIEELKTFITRYFRIVELKLNDYIESAKIKVEGDEMLRGNPELEGRSLSIVDSTIIWLALELNAPIVTGDKDLSHIA, from the coding sequence TTGGAGGAAGAGAGGGTGAAGGCGGCTGTTGTGGATACATATGCAATACTAGCCATGGCCTATGGAGAGCTTGGGGGAAATGCGGAGAAAATCTTACTTCAAATTAGGAGAGGCGAAGTTGTTGGATACCTACCAGCCACAGTTGCCTACGAACTATCCATCCATTGGTTAAGGGGGAAGATCCCCACCCTCAAAAGCATAGAGGAGCTTAAAACTTTCATCACAAGATACTTCAGGATAGTGGAGCTAAAGCTAAACGACTACATTGAATCCGCAAAAATCAAAGTAGAAGGTGATGAAATGCTTAGGGGAAACCCAGAATTGGAAGGTAGATCTCTAAGCATCGTGGATTCCACAATAATATGGCTGGCATTAGAACTTAACGCACCAATTGTAACGGGAGATAAAGATTTATCACATATTGC